AAAAAGAGCGTACTTCTGCGTTCCTGCTTTTTCTTCTGATGTTTATCATCACTACAGGTGTATTGATCCTGGCAATATTTTTCAATTACAGGCTTCCTTTAAAGGAAAATGAAGTACTGAAAGCCGAAAATGATAAAATCCTGACGGAATTTAATTTCCAGAAAAAATTCTCCGATAAAGTCGAACACATCGGCGTACTGATTGATTCATTAGATAAAGCACCGGAAAGCTTCCAGTTTATCGAGCAGTCTATCAATTACGAACTGGTGGAGTTGAAAGAGAAAATTCCAGTAGATTCTGATCAGAGCCTTAAATTGTATGAAAATGTTATCATTACTATTAATGACCTTGTAAAAGCCAAAAAACTATTGCTGCAGGTGAACGATTCCAAAAAGGAAATAGACCAGCTTAACAACCAGATCAAGGCCTATGAAGATGAGAATAAAGATTTAATACGGGAATTACAAATCGCAAGACAACTCGGCAGCAGAGCTAACTAAATCTACGAATTATGGTTACAGAAGATATCGCACAGGCAATATTTATTGCAAAAAAACTGGCCAAAGAAAATTTCAATCAAAAATATGCGGCAGCACATTTACTAAAAGCATTACTCAACCCGCAATTCAACTTTATGAAAGAGCTGGATGCAGCTGGCATTGATGTTTTTTATCTTGATGAATGGGCGGATATTCGCATCAGTGAATACCCAAAAGCGACAAAACCCAGTGATGACCCTAATCCGGACGATAGTGTCACTACTGTAATCAATGAAGCGGAAGACCTTGCGAAAAAATCAGGTTCCGAAGTGAGCTTTGTTCCTTTGCTAACCGCACTGGTTACTCCTGGCGTAGGCTTTTCCTATGACCAGCTAAAATCATTACCATTGAATCCAGCAGAAATCAGTACAGCATTCAATGTCGGTACAGCACCAAAAACAGCTGAAAAAGCACCTGCTGCAGCCATTGGAAATTCTTCATTGCTGGAAAAATACTGTACCGATAAAATACAGTATTACAAAGAGCATGAAACCACGCCTATGATTGGCCGGGATGAAGAGCTAAAAACAATAACGGAAATCTTAAACCGAAAACTAAAACCCCATGTCATTGTAATTGGGGAATCGGGAGTAGGAAAATCTGCCCTAATCGAAGGATTTTGTGTAAAAATTGCCAACAAAACTATCCTGGACGCCTTTAATGACGCCCATGTCTTTGAGATCAATATTGGTGCATTATTTGCCGGAGCTTCCTATAAAGGGGAAGTCGAAGACCGCCTCCAGAAAATTTTCAATGAGGTAAAAAGGTATCAAAAACCGATTTTATTCATTGATGACATTCACGAATTATTTGATTCCAACCAGGGATCCGGAATTGGCAGCATCATAAAATCGGAACTTTCAAAAGGGTACATTACCTTTATTGGCGCGACCACTACCGAAAAATTCAGGAAATCATTAGGGAAAGACGATGCACTTTCGAGACGTTTTGAAACACTGGAAATCCAGGAACCCAATCAGGAATTGGCTTTCCGAATGATCAAAAATGTAATTTCCCATTATCAGGATCATCATGATTTCAGTATTGATGAAGAAGGGCTGAAAGAATCCATCCGCCTTTCAAAACGCTACCTCAAGGAAAAGTCACTCCCCGATTCTGCGCTGGACCTGATTGACCGCACCATGTCTTCGCTAAAAGTAGCCAAGGAAACGATCAAAAAAGAACTTCCGGAACTTAAAAAGCAAATGGAAGCCTTATCTGGGATCATGGAGGAATTGGAAAAAGAAGAACAAATTGCATGGCTGCATTCCGATATCGAAAATAAGTCCGGAAAACTCTTTAACGGCGCAGAAACGGACACTACCTTTTCCGCTTTAACCGGTAATGAGGAAAGAATAACGCACATCCAAATGCTACTGGATAAACTGGAACAATTACATGAAGAGGAAAATACAGTATCTCCGGGACACCTGTCTTTGGTCGTATCAGGAATCACCGGTATTCCTGCCGGAAAAGTAAAATCAGACGAAAGAGAACGCCTGCTGGATATTGAAAATACCTTGAAGCAACGCGTTATCGGTCAGGATCACGCGGTAAAAGTCGTAGCCGATGCCATTTTGGAATCGCGCTCCGGACTGACCAAACCCGGTCAGCCTATCGGGTCCTTCTTCTTCTTAGGGCCAACAGGAACCGGTAAAACCGAATTGGCTAAATCACTTGCGGATTTTCTATTTGGAGATGAGAATGCGATCATACGCTTAGACATGTCCGAATTTAAAGAAGAACATTCCGCAGCCCTATTATACGGAGCACCTCCAGGATATGTCGGATATGAAGAAGGTGGATTATTAGTGAATAAAATCAGGCAAAAGCCGTATTCCATTGTATTATTTGATGAGATTGAAAAAGCCCATAAATCGGTGTTTGATGTTTTTCTTCAAATATTGGACGAAGGAAAACTCCATGATCGTTTAGGAAAAGAAGGTGACTTCTCCAATGCTGTCATCCTGTTTACCTCGAATATTGGATCGGATTTTATTGTAAAATCATTTGAAAATGATATCATCCCGAAATCAAATGACCTGATCCAG
The Flavobacterium kingsejongi genome window above contains:
- a CDS encoding AAA family ATPase, which gives rise to MVTEDIAQAIFIAKKLAKENFNQKYAAAHLLKALLNPQFNFMKELDAAGIDVFYLDEWADIRISEYPKATKPSDDPNPDDSVTTVINEAEDLAKKSGSEVSFVPLLTALVTPGVGFSYDQLKSLPLNPAEISTAFNVGTAPKTAEKAPAAAIGNSSLLEKYCTDKIQYYKEHETTPMIGRDEELKTITEILNRKLKPHVIVIGESGVGKSALIEGFCVKIANKTILDAFNDAHVFEINIGALFAGASYKGEVEDRLQKIFNEVKRYQKPILFIDDIHELFDSNQGSGIGSIIKSELSKGYITFIGATTTEKFRKSLGKDDALSRRFETLEIQEPNQELAFRMIKNVISHYQDHHDFSIDEEGLKESIRLSKRYLKEKSLPDSALDLIDRTMSSLKVAKETIKKELPELKKQMEALSGIMEELEKEEQIAWLHSDIENKSGKLFNGAETDTTFSALTGNEERITHIQMLLDKLEQLHEEENTVSPGHLSLVVSGITGIPAGKVKSDERERLLDIENTLKQRVIGQDHAVKVVADAILESRSGLTKPGQPIGSFFFLGPTGTGKTELAKSLADFLFGDENAIIRLDMSEFKEEHSAALLYGAPPGYVGYEEGGLLVNKIRQKPYSIVLFDEIEKAHKSVFDVFLQILDEGKLHDRLGKEGDFSNAVILFTSNIGSDFIVKSFENDIIPKSNDLIQLMTGYFRPEFLGRLTEIIPFAPINKNSVSRIFDIHLKKELIQLLDKLDITLEIAPEDKERIALMGFSPEYGARPIKGTIRNQLKRPLSRMIISNEIKKGDQLKVTLNDEGEIKFTVTHERPILQNTD
- the tssO gene encoding type VI secretion system TssO; its protein translation is MDILNKKERTSAFLLFLLMFIITTGVLILAIFFNYRLPLKENEVLKAENDKILTEFNFQKKFSDKVEHIGVLIDSLDKAPESFQFIEQSINYELVELKEKIPVDSDQSLKLYENVIITINDLVKAKKLLLQVNDSKKEIDQLNNQIKAYEDENKDLIRELQIARQLGSRAN